A stretch of Haemorhous mexicanus isolate bHaeMex1 chromosome 32, bHaeMex1.pri, whole genome shotgun sequence DNA encodes these proteins:
- the LOC132340566 gene encoding zinc finger protein 345-like: protein MEEKEDPWRCRTRRGCKEERSPLSQEGVRIFIQSSELMEKPHGREKSHKCLECGKGFEYSSDLRKHQRIHTGERPYECGECGKSFSHSSNLRKHQRIHTGEKPYDCGECGKSFSQSFHLREHQRIHTGEKPFECGECGKTFRKISGLIQHQVIHNSKRPYECLECGKSFGWSYALRSHHQRIHSGERPYKCLECGKRFQSSSNLLVHQQIHTEERPFRCSDCGKGFKCNSYLILHQRVHTGERPYECPQCGKRFQRSSDLLVHERIHTEERPFRCPDCGKGFKHNSTLIKHQRIHTGERPYKCGECGKSFSSSSNLTQHQRRHH from the coding sequence atggaggagaaggaagatcCCTGGAGATGCCGCACAAGGAGGGGCTGCAAGGAGGAAAGATCCCCCCTGAGCCAGGAAGGCGTCCGAATATTCATCCAGAGCTCAGAGCTAATGGAGAAGCCTCATGGTAGGGAGAAGTCAcacaagtgcttggaatgtggaAAGGGCTTTGAGTACAGCTCCGACCTGAGAAAAcaccagaggatccacactggggaacggccctatgagtgtggggaatgtggtAAGAGCTTCAGCCACAGCTCCAACCTGAGGAAAcaccagaggatccacactggggaaaagcCTTATGattgtggggaatgtgggaagagcttcagccagagctTCCACCTGAGGGAAcaccagaggatccacactggggaaaagccctttgagtgtggggaatgtgggaagacCTTCAGGAAGATCTCTGGCCTGATCCAGCACCAGGTGATCCACAATAGCAAACGGCCTTATGAGTGcttggagtgtgggaagagctttggGTGGAGCTATGCCCTGAGAAGCCACCACCAGCGCATTCActctggggagaggccctacaaGTGTCTGGAGTGTGGAAAGAGGTTCCAGTCCAGCTCCAATCTCCTCGTACATCAGCAgattcacacagaggagaggcccttccgctgctCTGACTGCGGGAAGGGCTTCAAGTGCAACTCATACCTCATCCTGCACCAGCGCgtccacactggggagaggccctacgagtgtccccagtgtgggaagaggtttcagaggAGCTCTGATCTCCTTGTACATGAGCGGATTCACACcgaggagaggcccttccgctgccccgactgtgggaagggcttcaagcACAACTCCACCCTCATCAAGCACCagcgcatccacactggggagaggccctacaagtgtggggagtgtgggaagagcttctccaGCAGTTCTAACTTGACCCAACACCAACGGAGGCACCACTAA